Proteins from one Coffea arabica cultivar ET-39 chromosome 8c, Coffea Arabica ET-39 HiFi, whole genome shotgun sequence genomic window:
- the LOC113705746 gene encoding protein ALP1-like, translating to MVRDVGGLRPTRNMSLEEIVAMFVYTLAHHEKNRTIGLTFFRSGETVSRQFNLCLLAVLKLHDLLLENPEPITDECTDDRWKYFKNCLGALDGTLIKVTPPSDQKPRYRTRKASIATNVLGVCSPNMRFIYVLPGWEGSAHDGRVLRNAISRPNGLRVPQGCYYLVDAGYRNAKGFLAPFRGQRYHLNEFHGRRPETPEEFYNMKHSKARNVIERCFGLLKGRWKILASPSFFTIRTQVRIIMACCLLHNLIRKFMSYDPQEQMPCEVSDSEEDESDVDDGEMEYITTITPSDDWTNFRNNLAEEMFTTWRATFDG from the exons ATGGTTAGAGATGTTGGGGGTTTGAGACCCACAAGAAACATGAGTTTAGAAGAAATTGTTGCCATGTTTGTGTACACTTTGGCTCACCATGAAAAAAATAGAACGATTGGCCTTACATTTTTCCGAAGTGGAGAAACAGTGAGTCGCCAATTTAATCTTTGTCTTCTAGCAGTATTAAAATTACATGACTTGCTACTCGAGAATCCTGAGCCTATTACTGATGAGTGCACAGACGACAGATGGAAATATTTTAAG AACTGTCTTGGAGCTTTAGATGGGACTTTAATTAAAGTGACACCACCTAGTGATCAGAAGCCAAGATATCGAACAAGAAAAGCAAGTATTGCAACAAATGTATTAGGAGTTTGTTCCCCAAACATGAGATTTATATATGTTTTGCCTGGTTGGGAAGGTTCTGCACATGATGGTCGTGTGCTTCGAAATGCTATCTCTAGACCTAATGGTCTTAGAGTACCACAAG GTTGTTATTACTTGGTGGATGCTGGATATCGCAATGCAAAGGGATTTCTTGCCCCATTTCGAGGGCAAAGATATCACCTTAATGAATTTCATGGTCGTCGACCAGAGACACCTGAAGAATTTTATAATATGAAGCATTCCAAAGCGAGAAATGTGATAGAGAGATGTTTTGGACTACTAAAAGGAAGATGGAAAATTCTAGCATCACCTTCATTTTTTACAATTCGAACACAAGTACGAATTATAATGGCTTGTTGTTTATTGCATAACTTGATTCGAAAGTTCATGTCCTATGATCCACAAGAACAAATGCCATGTGAAGTGTCAGACAGTGAAGAGGATGAAAGTGATGTCGACGATGGAGAAATGGAGTATATAACAACTATTACACCAAGTGATGACTGGACCAATTTTAGAAACAATTTAGCTGAAGAAATGTTCACCACCTGGCGAGCTACATTTGATGGTTGA
- the LOC113706389 gene encoding probable carotenoid cleavage dioxygenase 4, chloroplastic, with product MDAFSSSFLSRLSQNPKLSTSLITPSSLNIALLHVSAVRIEDRPQATINANPTTTTTTTAPPSSKPLRKEIPTKYTPAKSTPPKTQSPQRQKPSRKLVEPSLPTVFFNAVDDFINTFIDPPTRRSVDPKYFLSNNFAPVDELPPTECEVVEGSLPPCLDGAYFRNGPNPQFLPRGPYHLFDGDGMIHSIKISQGRATLCSRYVKTYKYMIERDLGSTVMPNVFSGFNGLTPSAARVALAAARMLTGQFNLAKGFGLANTSLALFGGKLFALGESDLPYTVKLTQNGDLLTIGRHDFDGKLIVSMTAHPKIDPETGEAFAFRYGPMPPFLNFFRIKPDGTKEPDIPIFSMTRPSFLHDFAITKKYAIFPEIQIGMNPLFMIAGGSPVASDPGKVPRLGVIPRYAMDEAEMKWFDVPGLNFIHAINAWDEDDGDSVVVVAPNILSVEHTLERMDLIHASVEKIKIDLKTGMVWRHPISTRNLDFAVINPAYVGKKNKYVYAAVGDPMPKVSGLVKLDVSVSEGDRRDCIVASRLYGPGCLGGEPFFVAKEPNNPNTDEDDGFVVSYVHDENTGESRFLVMDAKSPNLEIVAAVKLPQRVPYGFHGLFVSENDLNKL from the exons ATGGATGCTTTCTCTTCCTCTTTCCTATCTCGACTATCCCAAAATCCCAAACTTTCAACTTCTCTAATCACGCCTTCATCACTAAACATTGCTTTATTACACGTTTCAGCTGTTAGAATTGAAGATAGGCCTCAAGCTACAATCAATGCCAatcccaccaccaccaccaccaccacagcACCACCATCATCTAAGCCCCTTAGAAAAGAAATCCCAACAAAATATACGCCTGCAAAATCCACACCACCAAAAACGCAATCACCACAACGGCAAAAACCTTCAAGAAAGCTAGTAGAACCATCATTGCCCACTGTCTTCTTTAATGCAGTTGATGACTTCATAAACACTTTTATTGATCCTCCAACTCGCCGTTCTGTTGATCCCAAATATTTCCTGTCGAACAACTTTGCACCGGTTGATGAACTCCCTCCGACCGAATGTGAGGTGGTTGAAGGCTCCCTTCCACCGTGCCTCGACGGTGCCTACTTCCGCAACGGCCCAAACCCTCAATTCCTCCCGCGCGGGCCATACCACTTGTTCGACGGCGATGGAATGATACACTCCATCAAAATCTCCCAAGGAAGAGCCACACTCTGTAGCCGGTACGTGAAAACTTACAAGTACATGATCGAGCGGGACTTGGGCTCTACTGTGATGCCCAACGTGTTCTCCGGCTTCAACGGCCTAACACCCTCTGCTGCCAGGGTTGCCCTGGCTGCTGCCCGAATGCTAACCGGCCAATTTAACCTAGCCAAGGGCTTCGGCCTGGCCAACACTAGCTTGGCTCTGTTCGGTGGGAAACTGTTCGCTTTAGGCGAATCAGACCTTCCTTATACAGTGAAATTAACACAAAATGGAGATTTGCTAACCATAGGCCGTCATGACTTTGATGGTAAGCTTATTGTGAGCATGACTGCACACCCCAAAATCGACCCTGAAACAGGTGAAGCATTCGCATTCAGGTACGGGCCAATGCCTCCATTTCTAAACTTCTTCAGAATCAAACCTGATGGTACGAAAGAACCCGACATCCCGATTTTCTCCATGACGCGTCCTTCATTTCTGCATGATTTTGCTATCACCAAGAAATACGCCATCTTTCCTGAGATACAAATTGGTATGAACCCTCTTTTTATGATTGCTGGAGGATCTCCAGTGGCTTCAGATCCTGGAAAAGTACCACGACTCGGGGTTATTCCGAGGTATGCTATGGATGAGGCTGAGATGAAGTGGTTTGATGTCCCTGGACTCAATTTTATTCATGCAATCAATGCTTGGGATGAAGACGATGGAGATAGTGTTGTTGTTGTGGCACCTAATATTTTGTCTGTTGAGCATACCTTGGAGCGGATGGATTTGATTCATGCATCCGTGGAGAAAATCAAGATTGATCTTAAGACAGGAATGGTATGGAGGCATCCAATTTCAACGAGGAATTTGGATTTTGCAGTCATAAATCCGGCTTATGTTGGCAAGAAGAACAA gTATGTGTATGCAGCAGTTGGAGACCCTATGCCAAAGGTATCAGGATTGGTGAAGCTAGACGTATCAGTGTCCGAAGGCGACCGCCGCGACTGCATCGTTGCTAGCCGGCTGTATGGACCAGGGTGCTTAGGAGGCGAACCATTTTTCGTTGCAAAAGAGCCTAACAACCCCAACACAGATGAAGATGATGGTTTTGTGGTGTCCTATGTCCATGATGAAAACACAGGAGAGTCCAGATTCTTGGTTATGGATGCCAAATCACCTAATCTTGAAATTGTGGCTGCTGTCAAATTGCCGCAAAGGGTGCCTTATGGCTTTCATGGCCTCTTTGTCAGTGAAAATGACCTCAACAAGTTATGA